In Nematostella vectensis chromosome 11, jaNemVect1.1, whole genome shotgun sequence, a genomic segment contains:
- the LOC5505446 gene encoding 60S acidic ribosomal protein P0, translating into MVREDRATWKSNYFLKIIQYLDEYPKLFLVGVDNVGSKQMQTIRQSLRGQGEVLMGKNTMIRKAIRGHLENNPDLEKLLPHIKGNIGFVFTKEDLADVRKIIMENKVAAPAKAGVIAPIDVFVPAGNTGLGPEKTSFFQALAIPTKIARGTIEIINDVHLIKKDEKVGASESTLLNMLKISPFSYGLQICQVYESGSVFDPSVLDITNDDILARFRMGIANVASVCLEIGYPTVVSVPHSIINGFKNIAAVAVETDIEFPQVEKLKAFLADPSAFAVAAPAAETAAPAAAEEKKAEPEEEEESDDDMGFGLFD; encoded by the exons ATGGTCAGGGAAGACAGGGCAACTTGGAAGTCAAACTATTTCCTCAAGATCATT caataccTGGATGAGTATCCCAAGCTTTTCCTTGTTGGCGTAGACAATGTCGGGTCTAAACAGATGCAGACCATCCGTCAGTCTCTCCGTGGCCAGGGGGAGGTGCTTATGGGAAAGAACACCATGATCCGCAAAGCCATCCGTGGTCATCTAGAGAACAACCCAGACCTGGAGAA GCTTCTCCCCCACATTAAAGGCAACATTGGCTTCGTCTTCACCAAGGAGGACCTTGCAGATGTGCGCAAAATCATTATGGAAAACAAAGTGGCAGCCCCTGCCAAAGCAGGAGTCATTGCCCCCATTGATGTGTTTGTCCCTGCTGGAAACACAGGTCTTGGCCCTGAGAAGACCTCATTCTTCCAGGCCTTGGCCATTCCCACCAAGATTGCCAGGGGAACTATTGAAATCATCAATGACGTTCACTTGATCAAGAAGGATGAGAAAGTAGGAGCTTCAGAGTCCACTCTGTTGAACATGTTGAAGATCTCTCCTTTCTCATATGGTCTTCAGATTTGCCAAG TGTACGAGTCAGGCAGCGTCTTTGACCCAAGCGTGCTTGATATCACCAATGATGACATTCTTGCTCGCTTCCGCATG GGAATTGCCAATGTTGCATCTGTCTGTCTGGAAATTGGTTACCCCACTGTTGTGTCTGTACCTCACTCCATCATCAACGGATTCAAG AATATTGCTGCTGTTGCTGTCGAGACCGACATTGAGTTCCCACAGGTGGAAAAG CTGAAGGCCTTCCTTGCTGATCCCAGTGCATTCGCTGTGGCTGCACCCGCTGCAGAAACTGCTGCCCCTGCTGCTGCCGAGGAGAAGAAGGCGGAGcctgaggaggaggaggagagtgATGACGACATGGGCTTTGGCTTGTTCGACTAG